A part of Acidimicrobiales bacterium genomic DNA contains:
- a CDS encoding helix-turn-helix domain-containing protein, producing MREEDDIRWLSTADAARRLGITSRTLYRFIDDGGLPAYRFGRVIRLQQADVDEFIERCRIEPGTLEHLYPDSSSTSSSESSDT from the coding sequence GTGCGCGAGGAGGACGACATCCGCTGGCTGAGCACGGCCGACGCGGCCCGGCGGCTGGGCATCACGTCGCGGACGCTCTACCGCTTCATCGACGACGGGGGTCTGCCGGCCTACCGATTCGGGCGGGTGATCCGCCTGCAGCAGGCCGACGTCGACGAGTTCATCGAGCGATGCCGGATCGAGCCCGGCACCCTCGAGCACCTCTACCCCGACTCGAGCAGCACCTCGTCCAGCGAGTCCAGCGACACGTAG